The following are encoded together in the Panicum virgatum strain AP13 chromosome 6K, P.virgatum_v5, whole genome shotgun sequence genome:
- the LOC120711902 gene encoding indole-2-monooxygenase-like produces the protein MIILGRRLPRRTTSTEHPMPSSHRGVLLLLAMVASLSTVVRSKDSQFTLVDFQSPPPPPIVAPALVGEWLTAPRSLLLLLLPVSILLARYSFAAKRARKMRQQQDDQLPPSPPALPILGHLHLVGSLPHVSLRSLARKHGHDLMLLRLGAMPVVVVSSPSAAQAVLRTHDLVFASRPHSLVAEILLYGPSDVGFVPHGDYWRQARKLVTTHLLTVKKVQSLRHAREEEVSTVMAKIGEAAGAGAAVDVGDLLGSFANDLACRAVMGKSSSRNEGRRKLFRQLVVDTSPLLGGFHVEDFFPFLARFGVLSRLVRAKSEILRRRWDELLDRLIDDHESKDESMAAASDPKDEDDDFINVLLSVRQEYGLTRERIKAILLDVFFGGIDTAATVLENTVVELMKKPRVMKKLQAEVRSIVPKGQEIVSEADLNGMAYLRAVIKESLRLRNVTPLLAPHFSMASCSVDGVVVPAGVRVLINVWAIARDARFWEDAEEFVPERFLDGGSAADVGFKGNDFQFLPFSAGRRQCPGMNFGMAAIEVMLANLVHRFEWEMPAGKDARDIDMSEEFGLVMHRKEKLLLVPKLRV, from the exons ATGATCATTCTGGGTCGTCGCTTACCACGCCGCACTACGTCCACAGAACATCCCATGCCGTCGTCTCACCGTGgcgtcctccttctccttgccaTGGTGGCGAGCCTCTCCACCGTCGTAAGATCAAAGGACAGCCAGTTCACGTTGGTGGACTTCcaatcgccgccgcccccgccgattGTAGCGCCTGCTCTCGTCGGAGAATGGCTGACGGCTCCACGATcattgttgctgctgctcctcccggTCTCCATCTTGCTCGCACGCTACTCGTTCGCTGCCAAGAGGGCgaggaagatgaggcagcagcaAGACGACCAGCTACCGCCATCGCCTCCGGCACTGCCCATCCTCGGGCACCTCCACCTCGTGGGCTCACTCCCGCACGTCTCCCTCCGTAGCCTCGCCAGGAAGCACGGCCACGACCTCAtgctgctccgcctcggcgccaTGCCGGTCGTCGTCGTGtcgtcgccgtccgccgcgcAGGCGGTGCTGCGCACGCACGACCTCGTGTTCGCGTCCAGGCCGCACTCTCTAGTCGCCGAGATCCTCCTCTACGGCCCGTCCGACGTTGGCTTCGTGCCGCACGGGGACTACTGGCGGCAGGCGAGGAAGCTCGTCACCACGCACCTGCTCACCGTCAAGAAGGTGCAGTCTCTACGCCACGCCCGCGAGGAAGAA GTGAGCACGGTGATGGCCAAGATcggcgaggcggccggcgccggcgccgcagtgGACGTGGGCGATCTGCTCGGCTCGTTCGCGAACGACCTGGCCTGCCGCGCCGTTATGGGAAAGTCATCATCCCGGAACGAGGGCCGGAGGAAGCTGTTCCGGCAGCTCGTCGTGGACACGTCCCCGCTTCTGGGAGGCTTCCACGTCGAGGACTTCTTCCCATTCCTCGCTCGCTTCGGCGTGCTCAGTAGGTTGGTTCGCGCCAAGTCGGAGATATTGAGGAGGAGGTGGGACGAGCTGCTGGACAGGCTGATCGATGACCATGAGAGCAAGGACGaatcgatggcggcggcgagtgaTCCGAAGGACGAGGATGACGACTTCATAAATGTCTTGCTCTCTGTTCGGCAGGAGTATGGCCTTACCAGAGAGCGCATCAAAGCTATCCTGCTT GACGTGTTCTTCGGGGGAATAGACACAGCAGCTACGGTGCTTGAGAACACCGTGGTTGAGCTCATGAAGAAGCCACGCGTAATGAAGAAACTCCAAGCCGAGGTGAGGAGCATCGTGCCCAAGGGACAAGAAATCGTCAGCGAGGCCGACCTGAACGGCATGGCCTACCTGAGAGCCGTCATAAAGGAGTCGCTCCGGCTGCGCAACGTGACGCCGCTCCTTGCGCCGCACTTCTCCATGGCAAGCTGCAGCGTCGACGGTGTGGTGGTCCCCGCCGGGGTGCGCGTTCTGATCAACGTCTGGGCCATCGCCAGGGACGCGCGCTTCTGGGaggacgcggaggagttcgtcCCCGAGAGGTTCCTCGACGGGGGCAGCGCGGCAGACGTCGGCTTCAAGGGGAACGACTTCCAGTTCCTGCCGTTCAGCGCCGGGCGCAGGCAGTGCCCCGGGATGAACTTCGGGATGGCCGCCATCGAGGTCATGCTGGCGAACCTCGTGCACCGCTTCGAATGGGAGATGCCGGCGGGGAAGGACGCGCGCGACATTGACATGTCCGAGGAGTTCGGGCTCGTGATGCACCGGAAGGAGAAGCTCCTCTTGGTTCCCAAACTACGAGTGTAG
- the LOC120711905 gene encoding putative receptor-like protein kinase At4g00960, with protein sequence MFSFGVIVLEMVTGRRINGMTECPDSTPLLSNVWGKWRTGSAIDVVDVSLGARGHYPECEVLNCIEVGLLYVQENPEDRPDASTVVLMLSSPTTSSNGGRQAPSRPAFFFGSDNSTAGGHAPFSSSASIEQTSTAPVVSNNDVTMSEIQPR encoded by the exons ATGTTCAGCTTTGGTGTCATCGTCCTCGAGATGGTGACGGGACGGAGGATCAATGGCATGACCGAATGTCCGGACTCCACACCTCTGCTGAGCAAC GTATGGGGGAAGTGGAGGACGGGGTCGGCGATTGATGTGGTGGACGTGTCGCTGGGCGCACGTGGGCACTATCCTGAATGCGAGGTCCTTAACTGTATAGAGGTCGGGCTACTGTACGTACAGGAGAACCCGGAGGATAGACCGGACGCGTCCACGGTGGTGCTGATGCTCAGCAGCCCCACGACTTCGTCTAACGGAGGTCGGCAGGCGCCCTCTAGACCGGCCTTCTTCTTCGGCTCTGACAACAGCACTGCTGGAGGGCATGCGCCGTTCAGTTCCAGCGCTTCCATTGAGCAAACGTCGACGGCACCAGTAGTATCCAATAATGATGTGACGATGTCGGAGATTCAGCCCAGGTAG
- the LOC120711904 gene encoding uncharacterized protein LOC120711904 yields the protein MCDSWTGPTRMSVINFLIYCNGVMWFHKSIDATGRIQNAAYLFKEIRKVVEEIGPENVVHVVTDNGSNYKKACNELLSDLREATGNDSISDWARQNIGDTHLGKRKLHKGPKKGDSKRRKGKGTAKPVSSDTETDDGEGERSPPYQESEDSSSADDGDDGDGAQPNAGGGGSGADDAAGGSGHARGVRFTGIYCTYKYTHISDY from the exons atgtgtgattcatggactggtccgacgaggatgagtgtcatcaactttttgatatattgcaatggggtcatgTGGTTCCATAAGTCTATTGATGCGACTGGAAGAATTCAAAATGCTGCATATTTGTTCAAG gagattcgaaaggtggtggaagagattggaccggagaatgtcgtgcacgtagtcaccgacaacggctcgaATTACAAAAAAGCATGCAATGAACTACTAAGTG atctacgtgaggctacggggaatgattccatcagcgattgggcacgtcaaaatataggtgacactcacctagggaagagaaaGTTGCACAAGGGGCCTAAGAAGGGTGACTCGAAGCgtcgaaaaggcaaaggaacagcaaaaccagtgagcagcgacaccgagactgatgatggcgaaggtgagcgtagtcctccgtatcaggagtccgaggatagcagctcggccgatgatggtgatgatggtgacggtGCTCAGCCTAATGCTGGTGGTGGAGGTAGTGGTGCTGATGAtgctgctggtggtagtggtcatgctcgtggtgttcgtttcacaggtatatattgcacatataaatacacacatatttctgactattga